From the genome of Candidatus Nitrosocosmicus oleophilus, one region includes:
- a CDS encoding 2-hydroxyacid dehydrogenase, translated as MSKKIRPIVLVTRPIPEAGLNILEPHCDLIINRRNAPLQYPELLKKVKGVNAILCFLNDKIDKQIMEAAGPSLKVISTFSTGYEHIDISEAKRRGIRVGYTGDILTDTTADLAIGLMLCLGRRMVAADNYLRKGKWKYGWNPDLMIGSDLHHKTLGVIGLGKIGSAICRRATGFGMKILFTKRNFDQNDFNRNKSSDKLEYCNLQKLVSESDYVVISCTLNKDSYHLIDYDKIKMMKRNTFIINISRGKIINERDLIRGLKERLIAGAGLDVFEDEPIKSNNPLIKMQNVVLLPHIGSASIETRNKMSVIAASNIIDVLKGRQAKALLLR; from the coding sequence TTGTCAAAGAAAATTAGACCGATTGTGTTGGTAACGAGACCGATTCCAGAAGCAGGTTTAAACATCTTAGAGCCTCATTGTGACTTAATCATAAATCGAAGAAATGCTCCTCTTCAGTATCCGGAATTATTAAAGAAAGTGAAGGGTGTAAATGCGATTTTGTGTTTTCTTAACGATAAGATTGATAAACAAATCATGGAAGCTGCTGGTCCATCACTCAAGGTAATTAGCACATTCAGTACAGGATATGAACACATCGATATATCAGAAGCTAAGAGGAGAGGAATAAGGGTAGGTTATACCGGAGACATCCTTACTGATACTACTGCTGATTTAGCAATTGGGCTCATGCTTTGTCTTGGAAGAAGAATGGTTGCAGCTGACAACTACCTCAGAAAAGGTAAATGGAAATATGGCTGGAATCCAGACCTTATGATTGGGAGTGATTTGCATCATAAAACTCTAGGAGTCATTGGCTTGGGAAAAATAGGCAGCGCAATTTGTAGACGGGCAACAGGATTTGGAATGAAAATATTATTTACAAAAAGGAATTTTGATCAGAATGATTTTAATAGAAATAAATCGTCTGACAAGTTAGAATATTGCAATTTACAAAAACTTGTCTCAGAATCAGATTATGTTGTAATTAGTTGTACCCTCAATAAAGATAGTTATCATTTAATAGATTATGATAAGATAAAAATGATGAAAAGGAATACTTTTATAATAAATATTTCAAGGGGCAAAATTATTAATGAGCGTGATTTGATTCGTGGTTTAAAGGAGAGGTTGATCGCAGGAGCCGGCTTAGATGTCTTTGAAGATGAACCAATCAAGAGTAACAATCCGCTAATCAAAATGCAAAATGTAGTTCTATTACCACATATAGGTAGCGCAAGCATTGAAACGCGAAACAAAATGTCAGTAATTGCTGCTTCTAATATTATTGACGTGTTGAAAGGTCGTCAAGCCAAGGCATTACTACTAAGATAA